TctataaagaattttataaaaatatatgtcatagtctgcggggagcctgggtggctcagtcagttaagcatctgactcttgattcccactcaggtcatgatttctggtgAGATCCAGCCTTTAGTCGGGCTCTGacctgggcacggagcctgcttgagattctcacttccctctcctctgcccctccctgccccattgTATGGTGTGCACTCtcccttaaacacacacacacacacacacaatgaacatagtatgcaaaaataaaagtggtttttACCAACAGCATGGTTCCTCATCTGAAAGATAAATTTGGTACTTTCCACTGTGTAAAGATGTATTTGATTAACATGCTAGCAATATTTACATGCAGATGCTGATGCAAGGGAAAGTAATTCTACTCATTTTGAGTAATAACTGGGTAAACCAAAAGTTTCTATGTAAATGATTCTGCAAGCTTACTCCCAACATTCCCCAAAGCTATGCAGTCAGAATAGTGATTGATAGcaggaaaatatttaagagttcattctttttaagaatatatatttaacaacatatgtgttatataatacatatatattaaaagataaataacatgtaacatatttaatatatttatatgttatatgagAGATATATAACATACCTGCATTACATAAAACATACGTGACATATACAcgacatatttttatatataatcgTTCTCCAATCAAGCCACTCTAAAAAGAGGACACATTGATGTGGATACATTGTTAGGAAAACTGAGATGAAaaactattttgtgtttttatttcttaaaatagcaatttatcaaaactattaaaattgaaatattataGAGATAGTTTTGTAGAGTCTTATAAATGGACAACTACACTGAGTTTTCTGAGAGTGCAGAAGTAATTCTACTGTATTTGTTTCTGATGATAGTATACCATAGATGAACTTCTTTTTTCCTAGATTTGTTTAGAAATCAGAACATAATTTTTGTAGTTAAAATCAtaaagtagtattttattttatatttttaaaagattttctttatttgacagagagaaagagcacagcagagggagtagcgggcagaggtagagggagaagcaggctttctcctGAGTGGgaagccctacgtggggctcaattccaggaccctggaatcatgaccggaggcaaggcagccgcttaaccaaaggagccacccaggcaccccataaagtTGCGTTTTAAACATAAACTTTACAGAAACGGCACGTAGTGGCTTTCTTTCCCATACTGAAAACTTTGATAAAAACAACTCTGTTTCAAAATTAAAGAAGTGGTGGACCGCAGAAATTACACTTCTCAAGTTCTTAAGTTTTATGGGATGGGTAACACAacctctgtttttaaaacaaggGTCTAAATGGTTAGTAATCATGCCCAAAATGCAGATGTTGTCTAGCATCCAAGCTCCTCAAATTATTTAACGTGCCACCTGGTACTGCTTCTTACTCACAAGTCATGAACCTGAGGTAAATGGTAAAGTTACCAAATATTTTTTGCAAAGTCACTTTGGATTATTGGCAAACATTGGAAAATTTCCTAAATCTGGCACCATTTGAGTACTACCACTCGAATGAAAAATAACAACTGGATGCTATTTGCCAAAGGTCATTAGGACAAAAGAGGAGTTCCAGGTTCTTTTCCTTCCACGGCTGTTTAAGGAAGCAATTAGAGTTCACATTACggaaaggagggaggtgggggagtaaAAGGGTACTGAGGGCCAGTGAAGGTGAATAGATatgcagggaaagaaaagataaaatggaagagCAGAGATATATGGCTACTCAGTCTAAACACTTCTAAAAATCTTTCTgatattctttctttcactgatttttttttttaattggacttcTAAGGTTTAACAGGAAATGGGTAGGCTTAAAATTATACTTCAAAGCATTAGTTTTACTGGCAAATTAAATAATTAGTTGTATAACAAGCATGGTTAAGTTACAGTACTATGATATGCTTGAGATTTCAAGGAGCACAAAGATGATGAGATGAGTACACAATAGTTCTAAGACAGACCTGGTCGTTTCTTCAGACCAAAACCCAACTGAACATTGTTTAAAAGGACCTGAGAGGTAGATAATTCTGCCAGTCCTGGATTACAAAgctcttgtcttttcttctcaTGTAGATGATGTTTGCATGAGCTATATTTTTGATAACCACTGTTTaggattccattttcatttctattatcaTTCATTGATTAATATTagctctattaaaaataatagccaaGTAAAAAGGCTTAGAAAGGGTAATGGGAAATCTTTGGTCATCTAGCAGAAACAGCTCGATATTAATTCAAACTATTGCATATTTTCCAGAAAGTTTAGATCTGAGACTTTAGCTTATAAGTTTAAAactacagtgaaaaataaattcaggcaatggcttttgttgaatgttttctgttcttaaatAAAGCTGTGAGTCACAATGCAACCAAAGATACCAACAAGGCAGgatctttaaaacagaaatctgtttctctaggaaaataaaatacattataactatattttaatGAGGAACTGAAGATGTCTTTCTAAGAAATTTCGCTGTATTATAAAGCATATACTTTCttaaatgttcatatatatttttcaataaatggatTGCATTTTTACTGCATCAACATTTCTACATCTTAAAAGTATGACTGCTCTAGACCATCAGATCATTAATTAGCTTAATttccccaaaattaaaattttcagctTCAGTGAAACTTAAGTCTTAAAAGTAACTCGCattttgcttccaagttttgagaATGTGTATGTACTTAATTCTTCTAATCTACTTATATAAGAACACATGAACTAAATCCATTTCATAGATTTGACTGGTGCATTATGATTTAGTTTCTTAAATCATTTCAAAAGGTagatgcttattttatttacacagtaaaaaaaaaaaaaatcattgatagctaacacttttttttcttcctaaaagcaaaaataaattttaaaataaaatttaaaaattaaagtcatttcaggaaacaaactttaaaataatagtagTGTCTTGTCTGGAATAGAACTTCTGGCCAGATGAAATTAGCATCTCAACAACATTCATTTTAATACTGATACTCATATACACAGTATATGGTATTAAATGattaacttaataaaatttaatcaaaatGATCCACTGATACTTCACAAAGAACACCAGCATAGAcaccaaatttaaaaacatatgtatttccttttaatgtttctttaattccTCTTAAAGCagaattctctttttattcataAGTATTTCTGATCTGAAGTCCTGATAGTGATTTGCACTACCCAATTGTCCCTAACAAAGATTTCATACGCCAAGAAGACTACAAGACTcgaaaccacacacacatataaaattctCTTTGGTAAAAAGCACCTCTACTACACCTTCAAAAAAGCACCTCTACTACACCTTCAAAATTTGTCACAAAACTACCAACAGGATAAGAAGGACATACAAGCAGTAGGATACGAATTTTCActaattcatgatttttaaagcaccagtaggtcttaaaaaaatacacgagactaaatcaaaatcacaagcaGTGTTTAGCTTTTGTTTAGCACAATTTAATTAACTTAGTCAAAAATTCTTCACATATGAAATATTCCATTAGTTGGCCATATGACAATATGAGAAATTCTGTTCAATGCAATATGGCTAATACAATTAAGTTGACTTTAACCACATTGTCATTTAAAGAAGACAATTAAATTAGCcagaaacaactttaaaaagcAGCTTTGGGAATAACTTCTTCCTACAGCCATTACCAAACCCTTACTGAACTGATTAACTATGCAAGGAAAGCAGCAAAAAGCTGAAGAAAGGGCACTAACATCACTACTTGGCTTACCTAAGAACTCATAAAACTAAAAGGCtctaactattttattttattagatccTGTAATATATAAATCGTGCTACTTTTCTGCAGTTTGACTAACACTAATCATTTCACTTCCCCTTTTTTctaccaacttaaaaaaaatcttaattctcgcttcatattaattttttgaaaaaaaaattaatttgaaatatgaCCCTTTGGTTGCAAAACACCATTACCCCCAAATAAAAGAATACACAGAAGAATTatagaaagaaatcagaatgCACAAAATTCTATTATACAATTGGCCCCTGGTGACCATCAATCTCACCAGATACTGCTCTATCTTCTACGTGTATTTAATGGTCATAGGCCCATTGCCTGATGGGATCTGtagtttctaaaatgaaaaaactgtAATAGTCATTGACTTCTTATTTTGAAACTATGAACCTCTAGTCTTAAATATGCTGCAAATATTCTACTTCATTTAGTAGAGTTGATCAGTTTCAGCCCTAATATTGGAAAACTGTATAATCTATCagccaaaatgaaaatacatgtatatgaatatgtacatatatattataaaattcttgGATAATGATATCTATAATCTGcattttataatgttataaaataagaattatggTTCTTGGAGGAAAAATGAATGCCAAAAGTATCtatttacatgaaaataataCTTCAAATATACATGAAAACTTTTCATTTGAATACACTGGAACACTTTCTAGGCATTTCagtatatattatgcatattcaTACCTTTATGTGGATGCCAATTTTGTGTTGTTCATTATCATATCTTCATgtattggtatatatatatatatatatatatatatataatattatatttcccatattcaggaatttttaaatttctttgtatatttatcaCTCTCAGGCACCAATACTCAACAGTTGCCAGCAAATCCCCTAAACACTTCAGTTGCTGTATCATACCCATTTCATAGAGAGTTCCTCAAAACCACTTAGAGAATGCTTTCCTAAACCCatttagaaaagagaagagcTATTTCCCCTGAATTATGTAACCTGACTGAGTCCACTCACAGTCACCTCCCATACCTTCAACCTCCATCCCTTCCATCCTGGATGGCACTTACCCCAGTGTAGTCATGGTGACAATGGTATACCAGAAGGCAGCAGGGATGCTGGTGAACTTGCTGGCTGAAGACCCCTTCTCTGCGTAGAACATGACCGTAGCAAAAATGATGATAGCCATGGTGAGCGAGAAGAGCAAGAAGCCCAGTTCTGAGGCACAACTCTTCAGCGTGTACCCCAGGATACGCAGGCCTTGAGAGTGGCGGGAGAACTTAAAGATCCGGAAGACCCGGAAGACCCGGAGCGTGACAAAGGCTCCGCTGACATCCTCATTGTCTGTCATCACCAGCCCAATGTAATAAGGCAGGATGGCCACCACGTCGATGATACTCATGACGCTGCGCACGAAACGGTAACGACTAGGCGCTGCAGCCAGGCGAAGCAAGTACTCAACGGTGAAGATCATGACACAGGCTGTATCCAAGCAAAAGAAGGCCACCGCGTAGCGCTCCCCGCAAGGCAGTTCTTTAATGTGCCCCGGGCTAGACCCGCATGGCACGGTCTCTACCACATTCGCGATGACTGAGACGGCAATGAAGAACCCTGTAACGTAGTAGAACACCAGGGCCATGGTGCTGGTGTGGGGGTTCTCGAACGCCCGCCAGACCCTCTGCCGAGCAGTCATGGTGGGCAGCGCGCTCTCCCCGGTGTTGTCCGTGTCGGCGTCGTCCTGTAGCCGCTCTGCGTTCTCTCGCCTGCGGTCCTTGTACTCCTCGTAACAGCAGTCGCCAATAATCTCTGGGATGAGGCCGAAGAAGGCCAATTCTTCATCATAAGCAGAGATGCACTCGTGGCGAGGATAGTGGAGCTTCCCGGTGCGGTAGAAATTCAAAATGTGGCGGAAGATGTCTGGGTCACGGTCAAAAAAATACTGCTGAGTCTCCGGGTGGTAGAAAAAGTCCCTCTCAGAACTGCCCAGCAGAGTGTCTGGATAGCGTTCCAGGGTGTCCTGCCATGTCTGGAAACGGGTGCCACTCACATTGAGCACAATCAGAGCATCTTGAGtcctttttctctcctgcctTGGGGGAGCTGGCATGGGCCCCGAGGCCACAGGCATCCACCCAATGGCTGCCGCCCTGGCAAAGGGCAGCCACGCTGCTACGCCCGCCGCCATGGTTCCTTGAAGTGGAGGCAAGAAGGGCAACCAGGCCTCTACGATGGGGCAAAGTAGCCACAATCACTCACTTCCGCCCGTCGAACAAAATACCACTGAGAAATGTGGTCCGGAAGTATCACTCCTATTCCACGGTAGAGCTCCTGGTGAAGTCACAGTTCTCAGAAGGGCAAGTTTCCCTCAAACACAGGAATTTGgagtagtaagaaaaaaaaaaaatacaatgtccTAACAATCACGCCCAGCAGACTCTAACCAGACCTCTTCCAGCAGGTGAACCAGGCCACTCCTGGCACAAATAAGTACACAGCTGACTTTAGACGCAGCAATTTTTTCAAACAGGTGTCTGGTTTTCCCCTGACACAGTCCGGATAATGTAGGGTCAGTATGCGTTGTGTAGGATAGAGAAAACGAAGGGCAGTCACTCAGTGGTATTCTTTTGGTGAATTAGACAACCCCACCACCTTCCCTTTTAGCTCTTTTCAAACCTTCCCTTTCCAAGTGGCCCTTCCCGCCAACGGAGTCTCAGAAAGGCGACCTGTTGTTGCAGCTTCCGAGATGCTGTCACAGCCGCTGCCCCACGTCTCTTTGGGAGTCCGGTGGCCACCTCCACTCCTTGGGCCGTATTTGCAGAGATGGAGGTGCTGTGCGGTGGGCACGGTGGGGGGCGTTAATACAGAGCCTCCTCCCCCACGTCTGCAAGCACCCCTTGTGTCTGCCAAAAGCGTTTGCCCAATCGCCCCTTCACTCTCTTTTCAAGTTCAGCTCAGGTGCAGTGTGACAGTTACAGAACACGGGAGCtggcagccgccgccgccgcggcggcagcagcagcatctgCCTCCGCGCAGAACGCGCCTCGCTCGCGGTACATACCTGGCAAAGTGCGCGCCGGGGCTGAGTTGCATAGAGACTTTCTCCTCGCCGTGCACccggaaagggaaaagcagagaaagcagCTCCCGAGCAGCCGAATCCGATGCGCCCAGAGAGCATAAATAAAGCTCAAGCGagctcttcttccccttcccccatccctctgtgcttccctcctccttttcacCTTCCAAAAGCCAGGCGCAGGCGAGCCGAGCAGCAGCAACAAGTTCAAAAGGTGCGGGGGAGGCGAGAACGGAGGGGACTGGCTCCTGCCAACTTACTGCGCCGCCGCTGTCACCGGGGCCCGAGCCGGGCGGTGCGGGGCTgtggggctgcggggctgcggggcggcCGGGCTGGCGGCGGCGGTGGCgtggcggggccggggcgggagccggagccggggccggggccggggccgtcGCAGGCAATCGCCTGAGCGCAGAGGCAGGAGGCGCTCGGCAGCGCGGGGGCGCGGGAGGGCGGCTGGCTGCTTCCCCGCCAGTGGGTGGTCCTGCATCTCCCCCGGCTCCCCGCGCCGCTCTGCTCGTGCGATcaataaataaggagaaaataaataaataaccacgCGCACGCCCCGCCACGCAGGTTATGAAAGGCGTCTCCTGCCTTTCCCTCGGCTTGACCTttctccgcccccgccccctcggGCTCCTCTCGCTCCACCCCAGCCACCCACCAGCCCCGGCGCAAAATGTCACCGAGGGAGAGCATCCAGGTGGATCTGCCGGGGAGGAGAGCAGCCTGGAGGAACAAAGGGAAGCTTCACGCGCTCGGCTGCGGTGGTTtggtggaggagaggaggaaggggaccgGTGCCGTGCTTCTGCCTCCCTGGGACCCGGTTCAAGGCGAgcgtgggaaaagaaaaaaaaaaaaaaaaaaaaaaggaaaaagagagagaagctgggaagGAGGGTGAGCGGAGCGGAACGCGCAGGAATTGGTTGTCTTCTGGAGGCTACTGGGTAGCAAGACCTGCAGAGCCCCGCGGCGgaatttttaagtgcttttccctctttctattTGTTCAAACCAGATGTGAACGTTGCAGGAGCTAATATGTCATCTATCCAACTTGCCGAAAAGTCAGACAGTCCCCCTCGGTCTAGGTCTTGCCACAACTCCTTTTCTCGTCCCTTGAGAATGACAGGAAGGATTTAGAACCCCTTTCCAAATGTCAGCGTCAAGGGGCGTGAGTCTCTGTGAGTGTTGCGTCCCCTTCCTTTGCTCTGCGCATCTCTGCGCATCTCTAAAATGGTTAAAGTACTTAAAGGGGTCCGTGTGAGGGGTAAGTGATGGGGTAAGAGACTAGGAGATTGTCGCGGCCAACCGTTTTGTTTTTCGTGTACCCCGcctcctcaccccagccccccTACACCCCCAGGCATTGGGAATCGTCCTTAAAATCAAACCTATACCACTTGTAACCACTAGATGGCGTGAATGGAGAGAAGTTAAATTTACACCTAAGGTTTGGATGCTTTGGAAAGGTGAAGGATCAAAATGAGGTGACCCAATGGAAAATCGGAtcacagcaaatatcctcaatTCCCCCTCTCCAAATACCAAACATACTTTTTGGTATTTATGTGAGATACACTACtcaaacttattttgaaatttaatttgaaatttaatttgaaaattaaatttcgATTACTGAATAATAGTGATGATAAAGGTCTTTAGAAATAGTGACACTTCACCTATATTAAGGGGGGGGGTCTAGTTTTTACCTAAAAGTTATCTTTTCAAGGCttactttgtttttagtttgaaaaGTAAGTGGACTCTGATGAAGAGTCTTGAATTGACTTTAAAGCCCTAGAGATCTTAGGCAGGATGTGTTAACcttaaaaatctgaaatggaATACctcaaaaaaaatcacactaaCAAAAAATAGAGTCTACAGAAACTcgccagagaaagagaaaaacaaactttctAATATGCAGGACTTTTTGTAGAGATGGGAAGgcattttttgtttacttgtttactgGAGTAGTTTAGGGAATCCCATGTTAGTAGTTAATGAAGTCAGAGCTAATGCACCATGAAAGTTTGGAAACACAGAACTGAAAACACCTGCTGTTTTATCTGTTTGGATGAGTCGCGGTGAAAGATGCTTGTTAACAAGTCTATATGGCCTGCATACATGAAAAggaatattaagtgaaaaataaagaagggactACTTAAAAATTACTGTAAGAAAATTAACCCCTTCCTAATCCAGAAAATAAGGTGTCAACATAACAGGAGTCTCCAGAGAATGGAGAGCCATGAATATTCAATCGATGCCAAATTGGCATGACCTCCCATAAAGACCCAGGCAGGCAACCTTAATAGAGCTTTTAAAACTTCCCAGCAGGACGCTGAACACTAACAAATATAAACATAGATGTTTAACTCTACAAAACCCTTAAGTAAGCAAGAATAGAAAATCCATAATTCTTAAGAAGACTTTGAGGTCTGTTCTCCCCCACTCTCTACAAGCTTCTTGATGCAACAGAAAGAATGTGGGCTTAAAAGCTAAACCCATCTAGATTCAAATTCTAGTCCAAAAAATTACTCATAGGCTTTGTTTCATctggcaaattacttaacttttgtTTAGAAGTTGCAGATAATAAAACTTAACTTTTTAAGcctattgtgaggattaaacaggATAATTCTCCTGAATGCCAGTGTAGAATTTGGTACACACAAATTGTACTCaatatcaattcctttttacTTTCGGTGCCTAATGGAAATGCAGACTATTTTATCAACCCTGTATTTGAAATTCCCACAGGTACTTCTGTGTTTACTCTCGCATCTGAGTTCAAGAGTCCCCTTGTGATATAGCAGTGACTCTGATATTTCATTGAAATGCTATATGAAGGCTATGTATGCAAAATTCAGCAGAACATTCTCAGTCTCTATGCTTCTCTTGCCCAGGGATTCCTGTGCTTCCTTCTTGTACTCCCATTTTACATACTCTGCTTGGTTGATAGAAAATAAACTCAGCAAGATCAAAATTGAATTCATCACCTCTCTTGTCCTCTACTCAGTTTTCTCTCCTGATGAATAAAGCCCAAGGTAGAAACCTCATGGTCATTCCACAGACACTGTCCTGTTCTTTACCACTTCCCTGTACCATCCCCTCAAAATACACACACTCATCTAATGCTCCAATAAGCTTGTGTATTCTACCCTCATTACCCTTCTATCCTTATACTGTACctacagtgattttttaaaaactattttgagataattataggcTCACATGCAATTGTGAGaaagaagagattccttacaCCAATCACCTAGCTCCCCCAAAGTTAACATTTTGCATATTATGGTACAATATTgcaaccaggaaattgacataTTGGTGCAATCCACTGACTTTAGTCAGATTTAACCTGTTTTACATACACTAATTTTTGcatgttatataattttttcacaCGTATGTATTTATGTGACTACCATCACAGTAAGCATCTAAATAAAAGATTTCCATGATGAGGATCCCCTTTTATAGtcatctcccttcctcctcccttccctatcCCTTGTCAACTACTAATCTGTTCTTCTTGATAGTTTATCaattcataaatattatatagaagGATTCATGCAGAATAAACTTTTcaatttgtcttattttactcAGTAGACTTAGTTGAGATCTAGCCACATTGTTGAATGTTGcaacagttcatttctttttattgctgactaGTACCACACTTTGACTATGCATTCTCTCACTGAAGGAGATTTGGAGAGGTTCCAGTTTTGGgcttttatgaataaagctgctatgaacattcatgtacaggttacTGTGTGAACatcaatttttacttctttgagatAACTACCCAAGAGCATAACTCCTAGGTTTATGACAAGTGTATGTCTAGTTTTGTGAGAATCTTCAATaatcttttccagaatggctgtataTCCTACTGGTAAACTCTAAGTTAGCTGGTTTCTCAGCATCCTTGCCGACATTTGGCATTATCACCACTTTTTGTTTTAGCCTTTCTGATAGTGTGTTGTgacatttcattgtggttttaatttgcatttacctaatgGCTAATTTTGTTGAATATATCTTTATGCACATATTTACCATCTGTATATTCTTCGGCAAAATGCATGTTCCTATCTGCTCAGTTCTTAATTGACTTATTTGCTTTTTACTGTTGACTTTTGAGAACTTTTAATGTATTCTAAATAATGGCCCTTTGTCATATATGTcccttgcaaatatttttccaagtttgtAACTTGTCTTTTCATACTCCTCACAGGACTTTTTGCAAAGCAGGAGTTTTTAATTCTGATGAGGTCCAAATTGTCAATTCTTCCTTATATGGATCGTGGTGTTAGTGTCAAATCTAACTCTGACTAGTCCTTTGTCCCAAAGATTttccctgttgttgttgttattgttgtttttcctaaATATAGTTTTACATGTTAAACATAagtctatgatctattttgagttaatttttgtataaggtatGAGGTTTAGGTCAAAGGCCCATATTATTTTTTTGGCCTATTTGTTGAAAATCTTATCCTTCCTATATTGAATTACTTTTGCATCCTTGTCAAAAATTATCtgggtaaggggcacctgggtggctcactcaggcatctgcctctggcccaggtcatgatcctggagtcccagtatcgagtcctgcatcgggatccctgctcggcagggagtctgcttctccctctgaccctctcctcaaagggagagagagagaatgatctctctctctctcaaataaacaaataaaatctttaagaaaaattagttGGGTATATTTTGGCAGtttatttttaggttattttttgttCCAGTGATATTGTCTATCTCCTCACTAAAACCATACTTCCTTGATTACTGAGGCTATCTAGTAATGCTTAACCTCAACTATAATTGTTCCTTccactttattattctttttcaaaactaaGTTTCTCTAGGCCCTTGcctttccaaatacattttattttattcatttatttaagtagactgcacacccagtgtggagcccaacgtgaggcttgaattcacaaccctgagatcaagaccagagctgagatcaagagttggatgctcaacccactaagtcacccaggtacccctctataTACATTTTAGAGTAAACATACCCCTGTCTACAAAAAATCTTGTAGGATTTAAATAAACACTGCATTATACCTATAAGTTAATATGAGGGAATAGACATGTTTCCTATGCtgattctttcaatccatgatcGCTAtacatctctccatttatttagctcCTTTTCTTTCATCAGCTTTTTGCAATTTTCAGGATACAAAtcccatatacattttattagGTATATAGTAactatttcagtttctttggaGGAATTATAAATAAAGAGTATTGTgcgttttttaaaatctcagtttcCATATGGAAA
This genomic stretch from Mustela erminea isolate mMusErm1 chromosome 11, mMusErm1.Pri, whole genome shotgun sequence harbors:
- the KCND2 gene encoding potassium voltage-gated channel subfamily D member 2; translation: MAAGVAAWLPFARAAAIGWMPVASGPMPAPPRQERKRTQDALIVLNVSGTRFQTWQDTLERYPDTLLGSSERDFFYHPETQQYFFDRDPDIFRHILNFYRTGKLHYPRHECISAYDEELAFFGLIPEIIGDCCYEEYKDRRRENAERLQDDADTDNTGESALPTMTARQRVWRAFENPHTSTMALVFYYVTGFFIAVSVIANVVETVPCGSSPGHIKELPCGERYAVAFFCLDTACVMIFTVEYLLRLAAAPSRYRFVRSVMSIIDVVAILPYYIGLVMTDNEDVSGAFVTLRVFRVFRIFKFSRHSQGLRILGYTLKSCASELGFLLFSLTMAIIIFATVMFYAEKGSSASKFTSIPAAFWYTIVTMTTLGYGDMVPKTIAGKIFGSICSLSGVLVIALPVPVIVSNFSRIYHQNQRADKRRAQKKARLARIRAAKTGSANAYMQSKRNGLLSNQLQSSEDEQAFVSKSGSSFETQHHHLLHCLEKTTNHEFVDEQVFEESCMEVATGNRPSSHSPSLSSQQGVTSTCCSRRHKKTFRIPNANVSGSHRGSVQELSTIQIRCVERTPLSNSRSSLNAKMEECVKLNCEQPYVTTAIISIPTPPVTTPEGDDRPESPEYSGGNIVRVSAL